In a genomic window of Candidatus Hydrogenedentota bacterium:
- a CDS encoding aminopeptidase P family protein, whose translation MIQRLEALRAELEKHECDAFVSFSPPANEYLTGFRGSTSAVLITPSEAVFLCDFRYTEQAGKQVRDYSVEEVAGALEKNAGECLARLGARRVAVEPSTLTLDQSLSVEQAFGAAVVPVKGLGTAARQVKDAGEREKMRRATSLAEAALSAVLPLLEPGITESAFVAALEYEFKKRGASGSSFSPIALFGPRSSLPHGVPGEKALEHGDIVLLDLGCIRESYCSDLTRTFAFGTIPGAWFQEIYEVTLTAQLAALDAVKPGARCRDVDAVARDIISEAGYGPYFGHGLGHGVGLEIHEGPRLNQHSDAILEPGMAVTVEPGIYIPGQGGVRIEDLVLVTETGCEVLTTLPKELKVLGT comes from the coding sequence ATGATCCAACGACTCGAAGCGCTTCGCGCGGAGCTCGAAAAACACGAATGCGATGCGTTCGTCAGTTTTTCGCCACCCGCCAATGAGTACCTCACGGGTTTCCGAGGCAGCACGTCGGCGGTCCTGATCACCCCTTCGGAAGCGGTGTTTCTCTGCGATTTCCGCTATACCGAGCAGGCGGGAAAGCAGGTGCGGGACTATTCGGTGGAGGAGGTCGCGGGCGCACTGGAGAAGAACGCCGGGGAGTGTCTGGCCCGCCTCGGCGCGCGCCGCGTGGCGGTGGAACCATCCACGCTGACGCTGGATCAGAGCCTCTCCGTGGAGCAGGCCTTCGGCGCCGCCGTGGTTCCGGTCAAAGGGCTGGGGACCGCGGCCCGCCAGGTGAAGGATGCGGGCGAGCGCGAAAAAATGCGCCGGGCGACATCGCTTGCGGAGGCTGCGCTTTCCGCCGTGCTGCCGCTGCTGGAGCCGGGCATCACCGAGTCGGCGTTTGTGGCGGCGCTGGAGTATGAGTTCAAAAAACGCGGCGCCTCCGGGTCTTCGTTTTCACCGATTGCGCTCTTTGGCCCGCGAAGTTCGCTCCCGCATGGCGTGCCGGGAGAAAAGGCCCTGGAACACGGGGATATCGTGCTGCTCGATCTCGGCTGCATCCGGGAAAGTTACTGTTCAGACTTGACTCGGACTTTCGCATTCGGTACCATCCCCGGAGCCTGGTTTCAGGAAATCTACGAAGTCACCCTGACCGCCCAGTTGGCCGCCCTGGACGCCGTAAAGCCGGGCGCGCGTTGCCGCGATGTGGACGCGGTGGCCCGGGACATCATCTCGGAAGCCGGCTACGGCCCGTACTTTGGCCATGGCCTCGGCCATGGCGTGGGCTTGGAAATCCATGAAGGGCCGCGCCTCAACCAGCATTCGGATGCCATTCTTGAACCCGGCATGGCCGTCACGGTCGAGCCGGGCATTTATATTCCGGGCCAGGGCGGCGTCCGGATTGAAGATCTGGTGCTGGTCACGGAGACCGGCTGTGAAGTTCTTACCACATTACCCAAGGAATTGAAGGTACTCGGTACATGA
- the efp gene encoding elongation factor P, which yields MSISTADFRNGLVVESDKGLMEIVEFQHVKPGKGPAFVRTRFKFLLSGKVIEKTFRSGEKFEEARVESQTWQYLYHDGDLYHFMHNETYEQLAIGENIVSDNKDWMKENSNVVIMFHNGKAIALTVPLSVELTVTKSDPGVQGDRSSGATKPATLETGVTIQVPLFIEEGDVLKVDTRTGEYLERIN from the coding sequence ATGAGCATTTCGACCGCTGATTTTCGCAATGGGCTCGTTGTGGAGAGCGACAAGGGCCTGATGGAAATAGTCGAGTTTCAGCACGTGAAACCCGGCAAGGGCCCCGCTTTCGTGCGGACCAGGTTTAAGTTCCTGCTGAGCGGGAAGGTCATCGAAAAGACGTTTCGCTCCGGCGAAAAATTTGAAGAAGCGCGCGTGGAGTCGCAAACGTGGCAGTACCTCTACCACGACGGCGACCTGTATCATTTCATGCACAATGAAACCTACGAACAGCTTGCTATCGGCGAGAATATCGTCTCTGACAACAAGGACTGGATGAAGGAAAACAGCAACGTGGTAATCATGTTCCACAATGGCAAGGCGATCGCGCTGACCGTGCCGCTGAGCGTGGAGCTGACCGTGACGAAGTCCGATCCGGGCGTCCAGGGCGATCGCTCGTCCGGCGCGACCAAGCCCGCCACCCTCGAAACCGGCGTAACCATACAGGTGCCGCTCTTTATCGAGGAGGGCGATGTGCTGAAGGTCGACACGCGCACCGGCGAGTATCTGGAACGCATTAACTGA
- the accB gene encoding acetyl-CoA carboxylase biotin carboxyl carrier protein, with protein sequence MDLNEIKDLISLLEESGLSELEIEEEGRRIRLTKQHGPVVSMGAPPMYAPAAIPAAETAHAHAAAPAAPASPADEGLVTIDSPMVGTFYGSPAPGEPLFVQPGDRVTADQTVCIVEAMKIMNEVAAKVAGTIERVLVESGEPVEFGQPLFAVRPA encoded by the coding sequence GTGGACCTGAATGAAATCAAAGACTTGATCAGCCTCTTGGAAGAATCCGGGCTGTCCGAACTGGAAATTGAAGAAGAAGGCCGCCGCATCCGCCTAACCAAGCAGCACGGCCCCGTCGTGAGCATGGGCGCTCCGCCGATGTACGCGCCCGCCGCGATACCGGCGGCAGAGACCGCGCACGCGCACGCGGCGGCCCCCGCCGCCCCCGCCTCGCCGGCCGACGAAGGGCTGGTCACGATTGACTCCCCCATGGTCGGGACCTTCTACGGAAGCCCCGCGCCGGGCGAGCCCCTGTTTGTGCAGCCGGGCGACCGGGTCACGGCGGACCAGACGGTGTGCATCGTCGAGGCGATGAAGATCATGAACGAAGTCGCGGCGAAGGTCGCGGGCACGATCGAGCGCGTGCTGGTGGAAAGCGGCGAACCCGTCGAATTCGGGCAGCCGCTGTTTGCCGTTCGCCCCGCCTGA
- the accC gene encoding acetyl-CoA carboxylase biotin carboxylase subunit, whose amino-acid sequence MLRRILIANRGEIAVRVIRACREMGITSIAVYSKADEDALHTALADESICIGPPEPSKSYLNIPAIISAAEITDAQGIHPGYGFLSESPKFAGICRDCNIKFIGPTPQAIALSGDKAACRKAVKAAGVPIVPGSEGLIEDPDQVLDLAKQIGYPLLVKAAAGGGGKGMRIAHNDATLKHSITMASNEAEAAFGDKGVYLEKFLENARHVEVQIMADEHGKVVTFGERECSIQRRHQKLIEESPSVALSSSLRAKMCKAAMKAAKAIGYTNAGTVEFLLAPNGQFYFIEFNARIQVEHPVTEQVTGIDLVREQLRVASGEPLGYSSVKCQGAAIEARIYAEDPERNFMPSPGIIKSCHMPGGPGVRVDSHLFAGYEVPRYYDSLLAKVIATGKDRDQAIERLGGALDEFIVEGVSTTAKLCARIVRGDRFRRGDLGPDLIDEYLPRPG is encoded by the coding sequence ATGCTGCGACGAATTCTGATTGCAAACCGGGGCGAGATTGCCGTGCGGGTGATCCGCGCATGCCGGGAAATGGGGATTACTTCCATTGCCGTCTATTCCAAGGCGGACGAAGACGCGCTGCATACGGCCCTGGCGGACGAAAGCATCTGCATCGGCCCTCCCGAGCCCAGCAAGAGCTATTTGAACATTCCCGCGATCATTTCGGCCGCCGAAATCACGGACGCGCAGGGCATCCACCCGGGGTACGGATTCCTTTCGGAAAGCCCCAAGTTCGCCGGCATCTGCCGCGACTGTAACATCAAGTTTATCGGCCCCACGCCGCAGGCAATCGCGCTCAGCGGCGACAAGGCGGCGTGCCGCAAGGCCGTAAAGGCGGCGGGCGTGCCGATTGTGCCCGGTAGCGAGGGGCTCATCGAAGATCCGGACCAGGTTCTCGATCTCGCGAAACAGATCGGCTATCCGCTCCTCGTGAAGGCGGCGGCGGGCGGCGGCGGCAAGGGGATGCGCATCGCCCACAACGACGCCACCCTGAAGCATTCGATCACCATGGCCTCGAACGAGGCGGAAGCGGCCTTCGGCGACAAGGGCGTGTACCTCGAGAAGTTTCTGGAGAACGCGCGCCACGTCGAAGTGCAGATCATGGCGGACGAGCACGGGAAAGTGGTCACCTTTGGGGAGCGCGAGTGCAGCATCCAGCGCCGGCACCAGAAGCTTATCGAAGAGTCGCCCTCCGTGGCGCTGAGCAGCTCGCTGCGGGCGAAAATGTGCAAGGCGGCGATGAAGGCGGCGAAAGCCATCGGCTATACGAACGCGGGGACTGTGGAGTTCTTGCTGGCGCCCAACGGCCAGTTCTACTTCATCGAGTTCAACGCGCGCATTCAGGTGGAGCACCCGGTGACGGAGCAGGTCACGGGCATCGACCTCGTCCGCGAGCAGCTGCGCGTGGCCTCCGGCGAGCCGCTGGGCTACAGCTCCGTGAAGTGTCAGGGCGCCGCCATCGAAGCGCGCATCTATGCGGAGGACCCGGAACGGAACTTTATGCCGTCGCCGGGGATAATAAAGAGTTGTCACATGCCGGGGGGGCCCGGCGTACGGGTGGACTCGCATCTCTTCGCCGGGTACGAGGTGCCGCGTTACTACGATTCCCTGCTCGCCAAGGTCATTGCCACGGGCAAGGATCGCGATCAGGCCATTGAGCGCTTGGGAGGCGCGCTGGACGAATTCATCGTGGAGGGCGTGTCGACCACGGCGAAATTGTGCGCGCGCATCGTTCGGGGCGATCGCTTCCGGCGGGGCGACCTGGGTCCCGATCTTATCGACGAGTATCTGCCCAGGCCGGGTTGA
- the hisF gene encoding imidazole glycerol phosphate synthase subunit HisF, translating to MLAKRIIPCLDVAEGRVVKGVQFLGLRDAGDPVEIARRYDEEGADELVFLDIQASTDNRNTMLDVVSRTAEQVFMPLCVGGGIRTLEDIRRMLNAGADKVSINTPAIQDPDFVNQAATRFGSQCIVVAIDAKKQADGSYIVKSHGGREGGRATELEPIAWAKEVESRGAGEILLTCMDADGTKDGYDIRLTRAIAEAVSIPVIASGGAGNLEHLREALVEGKADAALAASIFHFREYTIQDARAYLAKHGVPVRS from the coding sequence ATGCTGGCAAAACGCATCATTCCCTGCCTGGACGTCGCCGAGGGGCGCGTCGTAAAGGGCGTACAGTTTCTCGGCCTCCGGGATGCCGGAGATCCGGTGGAGATCGCGCGCCGCTACGACGAGGAGGGCGCCGACGAGCTGGTATTCCTGGATATCCAGGCATCGACGGACAACCGGAATACCATGCTGGACGTGGTCTCGCGCACGGCGGAACAGGTCTTCATGCCGCTCTGCGTCGGCGGCGGCATCCGGACGCTGGAGGATATCCGGCGCATGCTCAACGCCGGAGCCGACAAGGTCTCGATCAACACGCCGGCGATCCAGGATCCCGATTTCGTGAACCAGGCGGCGACCAGGTTCGGGTCGCAGTGCATTGTCGTCGCCATTGACGCGAAGAAGCAGGCGGACGGTTCCTATATCGTGAAGAGTCACGGGGGCCGCGAGGGCGGGCGCGCGACCGAGCTGGAGCCCATCGCCTGGGCGAAGGAGGTCGAGTCGCGCGGCGCCGGGGAGATCCTGTTGACCTGCATGGACGCCGACGGCACGAAGGATGGCTACGACATTCGCCTGACGCGGGCAATAGCCGAGGCGGTGAGCATTCCGGTGATCGCCAGCGGCGGCGCGGGCAACTTGGAACATTTGCGGGAGGCGCTGGTGGAGGGGAAGGCCGACGCGGCGCTTGCGGCGTCCATATTTCACTTCCGCGAGTACACGATCCAGGATGCGCGGGCATACCTTGCAAAACACGGGGTGCCTGTGCGATCCTAG
- the hisI gene encoding phosphoribosyl-AMP cyclohydrolase, with product MNLDDLLKFDDKDLICAVIQHHETGQVLMVGYMNRESLGITLREKKACFWSRSRQKLWLKGETSGNVLHVKDIRIDCDGDALLLQCDPVGPTCHTNETSCFYRRVQEDEGVVLAGDGVATS from the coding sequence GTGAACCTCGATGATCTGCTTAAATTTGACGACAAAGACCTTATTTGCGCGGTAATCCAGCACCACGAGACGGGCCAGGTGCTGATGGTCGGCTATATGAACCGCGAGTCGCTGGGCATCACGTTGCGCGAGAAAAAGGCCTGTTTCTGGTCCCGCTCCCGCCAGAAGCTCTGGCTCAAGGGCGAGACTTCCGGAAATGTGCTGCACGTCAAGGACATCCGCATCGACTGCGACGGCGACGCCCTGCTGCTCCAGTGCGATCCGGTCGGCCCGACCTGTCACACCAACGAGACGAGTTGCTTCTACCGCCGCGTCCAGGAGGACGAAGGCGTGGTGCTGGCCGGCGACGGCGTGGCCACGTCCTGA
- the trpE gene encoding anthranilate synthase component I: MIHPTLDEFKALARPGALVPVYRVILADLETPVSAYMKIAQGQDHAFLLESVEQAGSLGQYSFIGANPSVVFRAKGTEVTLVRGGEAATYTAEKPLHELRRIMSAYKPVEVAGLPPFHGGAVGYLSYDQVRFFERLPDNNPDTLQLPDLYFVITDTILLFDHVNNCIKIVSNVHVDGDPEAAYAKGVRKIEELEARLKAPLADALVHPEPSDLPADIESNFTREAFCDIVRKAKEYICAGDIFQVVLSQRFKRQVTAQPITLYRALRSINPSPYMLLMQFPGFSLVGSSPEVMTRVQHGKAMVRPIAGTRPRGRTPEEDVAFERDLLADEKEIAEHVMLLDLGRNDIGRISEPGTVAPVPGRRMVIERYSHVMHIVSEVEGTMRPECDAYDALEATFPMGTVSGAPKIRAMEIIDELETERRGPYSGGCGYISFSGDMDTCILIRTMVVKDGVAYCQAGAGIVYDSDPDREYEETRNKAKALFRAVEFAEKGLEP; the protein is encoded by the coding sequence ATGATCCATCCCACCCTGGACGAGTTCAAAGCCCTGGCGCGGCCGGGCGCGCTCGTGCCGGTTTACCGGGTGATACTGGCCGACCTCGAAACCCCGGTGTCGGCGTATATGAAGATCGCGCAGGGGCAGGATCACGCGTTCCTGCTTGAAAGCGTGGAGCAGGCCGGATCGCTCGGCCAGTACTCCTTCATCGGCGCAAACCCGTCGGTCGTCTTTCGCGCGAAGGGAACCGAGGTGACCCTGGTGCGCGGGGGCGAGGCGGCGACATACACCGCGGAGAAGCCGCTGCACGAATTGCGCCGCATTATGTCGGCCTACAAGCCCGTGGAAGTCGCGGGCCTGCCACCCTTCCACGGCGGCGCCGTGGGCTACCTCTCCTACGATCAGGTCCGCTTTTTCGAGCGGCTGCCCGACAACAATCCCGACACCCTCCAGCTGCCGGACCTCTATTTCGTCATCACGGACACCATCCTCCTTTTCGATCACGTCAATAACTGCATCAAGATTGTGTCGAACGTGCACGTCGACGGCGATCCGGAGGCCGCCTACGCAAAGGGTGTGCGCAAAATCGAGGAACTGGAGGCGCGCCTGAAAGCGCCGCTGGCCGACGCGCTGGTGCATCCCGAGCCAAGCGATCTCCCCGCGGACATCGAATCCAATTTCACGCGCGAGGCCTTCTGCGACATTGTGCGCAAGGCGAAGGAATACATCTGCGCCGGGGATATCTTCCAGGTGGTGCTGTCCCAGCGCTTCAAGCGCCAGGTCACCGCCCAACCCATTACGCTTTACCGCGCGCTGCGCTCGATCAACCCCTCCCCCTACATGCTCCTCATGCAGTTTCCCGGCTTTTCACTCGTGGGCTCGAGCCCCGAGGTCATGACGCGCGTGCAGCACGGCAAGGCCATGGTCCGCCCGATTGCGGGCACGCGCCCCCGCGGCCGCACGCCGGAGGAGGACGTGGCGTTCGAGCGGGATCTGCTGGCGGACGAGAAGGAGATCGCGGAGCACGTCATGTTGCTCGACCTGGGCCGCAACGACATCGGCCGCATCAGCGAGCCGGGCACCGTGGCGCCGGTCCCGGGGCGGCGGATGGTCATCGAGCGCTACTCCCACGTCATGCACATCGTGAGCGAGGTGGAAGGGACGATGCGGCCGGAATGTGACGCCTACGACGCCCTGGAGGCGACCTTCCCCATGGGCACCGTCAGCGGGGCGCCGAAAATACGGGCGATGGAGATTATCGACGAGCTGGAGACCGAGCGGCGCGGGCCCTATTCCGGCGGCTGCGGTTATATCAGCTTCTCGGGCGACATGGACACGTGCATTCTGATACGCACCATGGTGGTGAAGGACGGCGTGGCGTATTGCCAGGCGGGGGCCGGTATTGTGTATGACAGCGATCCCGACCGCGAATACGAGGAGACGCGCAACAAGGCCAAGGCGCTTTTCCGCGCCGTGGAATTCGCGGAGAAGGGCCTCGAACCATGA
- a CDS encoding aminodeoxychorismate/anthranilate synthase component II, with protein MIVLIDNYDSFTYNLVQYFGEQVDDIRVFRNDAIDVAGVRALNPDHIVVSPGPCTPNEAGISVELIRELGPEFPILGVCLGHQSIGQAYGGNVVRAARIMHGKVSQMRHNGHPLFAGIDSPFEATRYHSLIIERETCPSCLRIIAETAEREIMAVAHENHPVWGLQFHPESILTAPGKQIIANFLALGARR; from the coding sequence ATGATTGTCCTTATCGACAACTACGATTCCTTTACCTACAACCTGGTCCAGTATTTCGGCGAGCAGGTGGACGATATCCGGGTCTTTCGGAACGACGCGATCGACGTGGCCGGTGTGCGCGCGCTGAATCCGGATCACATCGTGGTGTCGCCGGGGCCGTGTACCCCCAATGAGGCGGGCATTTCGGTTGAACTTATTCGGGAACTGGGCCCGGAATTTCCGATTCTCGGCGTTTGCCTGGGCCACCAGAGCATTGGCCAGGCCTACGGCGGCAACGTCGTGCGCGCGGCCCGAATCATGCACGGGAAAGTGAGCCAGATGCGCCACAACGGCCACCCGTTGTTTGCCGGCATTGACTCGCCCTTTGAAGCGACGCGCTACCACTCGTTGATCATCGAGCGCGAGACGTGCCCCTCCTGTCTGCGGATTATCGCGGAGACCGCGGAGCGGGAGATCATGGCGGTGGCGCACGAAAACCACCCGGTTTGGGGATTGCAGTTCCACCCGGAAAGCATTCTGACGGCGCCGGGCAAGCAGATAATCGCAAACTTTCTGGCGCTGGGAGCGCGACGCTGA
- a CDS encoding integration host factor subunit beta, producing the protein MTKRQLVINVAEQLGITQNEVSDVVQTTLETITEALAAGDRLEIRNFGVFEVKVRDARLGRNPRTGESVPIAEKRIPIFKPGKALKEWVEQADPTGKAPSTADPSPDDAPENTLSRAGEPF; encoded by the coding sequence GTGACGAAGCGCCAGCTCGTAATTAATGTTGCCGAGCAACTGGGGATCACCCAGAATGAGGTTTCCGACGTGGTGCAGACCACCTTGGAGACCATCACCGAGGCCTTGGCCGCCGGTGACCGGCTTGAAATACGCAATTTCGGCGTGTTCGAAGTAAAGGTCCGCGACGCCCGGCTCGGACGAAATCCGCGCACGGGAGAGTCCGTCCCGATCGCGGAAAAGCGGATTCCCATCTTCAAGCCGGGCAAGGCATTGAAGGAATGGGTGGAGCAGGCGGACCCGACGGGCAAGGCGCCGTCCACGGCGGACCCCAGCCCGGACGACGCTCCCGAGAACACTCTTTCGCGGGCCGGAGAGCCCTTCTAG
- the tatC gene encoding twin-arginine translocase subunit TatC — MSFTEHLGELRIRLIRSGGAVVVGVIICYVFSNQIFEGLSRPIRMLEKEIAGFEILPDAETPEESDAPAPETAQWVTLRPDEPYVVRLKVVGQEIAGVQVIPEDEAAGLSASWTVLNPLEPIIVKFKIAGYGGLFLAMPFILFQLCAFIFPGLRPNEKKAAQYLIFGCTVLAFTGVAVAYFLVFPFVLPYLAQFVPEGVEIQLRMNETISMLVKGLLGFGIAFQFPMAVLILVYVGVLDPLTLRQYRKVVIVFLAIGSAILTPPDPVTMSFMLIPLCLLYEGSIWLSYLVVRRRASAANA; from the coding sequence ATGAGTTTTACAGAGCACCTGGGCGAGCTTCGCATTCGCCTGATTCGCTCTGGCGGCGCGGTGGTCGTGGGGGTGATCATCTGTTACGTCTTCTCGAACCAGATATTCGAGGGCCTTTCGCGCCCCATCCGCATGCTGGAGAAGGAGATCGCCGGCTTCGAGATTCTGCCCGACGCCGAAACGCCGGAAGAGAGCGACGCCCCAGCGCCGGAAACCGCCCAATGGGTGACCCTCCGGCCGGATGAGCCCTACGTGGTCCGCCTGAAGGTGGTGGGGCAAGAGATCGCGGGGGTTCAGGTCATTCCCGAAGACGAGGCGGCCGGCCTCAGCGCCAGTTGGACGGTCTTGAACCCGCTCGAGCCGATCATCGTCAAGTTTAAGATTGCCGGTTACGGCGGGCTCTTTCTCGCGATGCCCTTCATTCTATTTCAGCTGTGCGCGTTTATATTTCCCGGGTTGCGCCCGAACGAGAAGAAGGCGGCGCAATATCTGATTTTTGGTTGCACGGTCCTTGCCTTCACCGGGGTGGCCGTCGCGTATTTCCTGGTATTCCCGTTTGTCCTGCCCTATCTGGCCCAGTTCGTTCCGGAAGGCGTGGAGATACAGCTCCGCATGAACGAGACCATCTCCATGCTGGTCAAGGGCCTGCTGGGCTTCGGAATCGCGTTTCAGTTTCCGATGGCGGTTTTGATCCTGGTCTATGTCGGCGTGCTCGATCCGCTTACCCTGCGGCAGTATCGCAAAGTCGTAATCGTGTTTCTCGCAATCGGCTCGGCGATCCTGACCCCCCCCGATCCCGTGACGATGAGCTTCATGCTGATTCCCCTCTGCCTCCTCTACGAGGGCAGTATCTGGTTGTCCTACCTCGTGGTGCGTCGGCGCGCGTCGGCTGCGAACGCATAA
- a CDS encoding twin-arginine translocase TatA/TatE family subunit produces MLGIGFGEMILIAGIALVVIGPEKFPDFAKLLIRTVRDLRGYVDEIKTEVSRELKPLKKEMDSLSRIDPEKYIDSLTKEAPATPPANPSLHSEDQKVMDEAANYGDDPYGWQGETTGEDAPAAPEDTVSYGESREEGAGGGEISDGGGEISDGGGGDSGAGGDSGAAPDEGDSPPAESPDGAPATDPEFDAFNGGASGDGQGNDPDVWTGR; encoded by the coding sequence ATGCTAGGCATTGGTTTCGGCGAAATGATACTGATCGCCGGCATCGCCCTGGTGGTGATAGGGCCGGAAAAGTTCCCCGATTTCGCGAAGCTCCTCATCCGAACCGTGCGCGATCTCCGCGGATATGTCGACGAGATTAAGACCGAGGTCTCCAGGGAGTTGAAGCCGCTCAAGAAGGAAATGGATTCGCTCTCCCGGATTGATCCGGAGAAGTACATCGATTCCCTGACGAAGGAGGCGCCCGCGACGCCCCCCGCGAATCCGTCGCTCCACAGCGAGGACCAGAAGGTGATGGACGAGGCGGCCAACTACGGGGACGACCCGTATGGCTGGCAGGGGGAAACCACCGGGGAGGACGCCCCGGCCGCACCCGAAGACACCGTGAGCTATGGCGAATCGCGCGAAGAAGGAGCGGGCGGCGGGGAGATATCCGATGGCGGCGGGGAGATATCCGATGGCGGCGGCGGCGATTCAGGCGCCGGCGGCGATTCGGGCGCCGCGCCGGATGAGGGCGATTCCCCGCCGGCCGAGTCGCCGGACGGTGCGCCGGCTACCGATCCGGAGTTCGACGCCTTCAACGGCGGCGCTTCCGGAGACGGCCAGGGCAACGATCCCGACGTGTGGACAGGGCGCTGA